In one window of Candidatus Abyssobacteria bacterium SURF_5 DNA:
- a CDS encoding 4Fe-4S ferredoxin yields the protein MHEELYKNLREFLDKLPGGYPETPTGVEIKILKKLFTPEDAELTLNLRQTPETPAEISKRTGIPEKKLAEKLEDMALRGLIFRVREGDQRKYQAVQFIVGIYEFQLATIDREFCEYVEEYFPYLGMSFMPLETKQLRVAPIDAAIDAMPEVATYNKIRDLVKQQKLIAMVPCICRKEQGIMGKPCDRPKELCFSFGEFAQYTLDNKVGRQLTVEEALKMLDLAEESALVLQPSNTQELSWICSCCGCCCGGLRRMKMMENPADYVRSYYTATIDADLCTACGTCLDRCQIDAIKENGEVMEVDPARCIGCGLCVPTCPVEAVSLFEKAGVVTPPKDLNEMMDRLSKERGLA from the coding sequence ATGCACGAGGAACTTTACAAGAATCTGCGCGAATTCCTGGATAAACTGCCGGGAGGTTATCCGGAAACACCAACCGGAGTCGAGATCAAGATACTGAAGAAGCTCTTCACGCCCGAAGACGCAGAGCTGACGCTGAACCTACGACAAACTCCGGAAACTCCTGCAGAAATCTCCAAGCGAACCGGGATTCCCGAAAAGAAACTCGCCGAAAAGCTTGAGGATATGGCCCTCAGGGGGCTTATCTTCCGCGTACGCGAAGGCGACCAAAGGAAATATCAGGCCGTCCAGTTCATTGTCGGCATCTACGAATTTCAACTGGCCACGATCGACCGCGAGTTCTGCGAGTATGTCGAAGAATATTTCCCCTACCTCGGCATGTCCTTCATGCCGCTCGAAACAAAACAACTGCGCGTGGCGCCGATCGACGCCGCAATCGACGCGATGCCTGAAGTCGCCACTTACAACAAGATTCGAGACCTGGTGAAACAGCAGAAACTGATTGCGATGGTCCCATGCATCTGTCGCAAAGAGCAGGGAATCATGGGGAAACCATGTGACCGGCCGAAAGAACTCTGTTTTTCATTCGGGGAATTCGCGCAGTACACTCTCGACAACAAGGTCGGCCGCCAGTTGACAGTGGAAGAGGCGTTGAAGATGCTTGATCTGGCCGAGGAATCCGCGCTTGTGCTGCAACCGAGCAACACACAGGAGCTTTCCTGGATCTGCAGTTGCTGCGGGTGTTGCTGCGGAGGACTCCGACGGATGAAGATGATGGAGAATCCGGCCGATTACGTTCGCTCATATTATACGGCCACAATCGACGCCGATCTTTGTACTGCCTGCGGGACCTGTCTTGACCGCTGCCAGATCGATGCAATCAAGGAGAACGGAGAGGTCATGGAAGTGGATCCGGCCCGGTGCATCGGATGCGGGCTCTGCGTGCCCACCTGCCCCGTCGAAGCCGTTTCGCTATTCGAGAAAGCCGGCGTCGTGACTCCACCGAAAGACTTGAACGAAATGATGGACCGCTTATCAAAGGAACGCGGCCTGGCCTGA